The Mustela erminea isolate mMusErm1 chromosome 10, mMusErm1.Pri, whole genome shotgun sequence genomic sequence CTGGATTCAGCTCCACCTGAAGCCAGACCTACCTCAGGATTTCTCACTTATGCCAGTCAACACATTCTCCTTTTGCTTAGGCCATTATGAGCTGAGCTTTCTGCTACGTGCAACCAAAAGGTTCTAAAACacctaaaatgtttttccttcgtcttaaaatgtttttcctttcatcaaagcaaagatgaaattaaaaaccaTCCCTCCATCCTGTCTTTGCCTCAACCACAGCTCCGATTTCTCCTCATCATACCTTCTACtctatttcctttctccatttcctcctaAACCCACTGACACCTTACCTCCAGATTTCAACATTCTActgaaacagtttttaaaaccCAGATTTCCCtctccttaacctctctgtagcATCTCACCGTGACCATCCTGAAATTCTCCCAGGTTTTGTTGCTATTCTACCCACATGCTTCAGCTCCCATCAAACCCTTTCCAAGTCTAGCTCCTTTTGCTCCTCCAGGGTTCCGAGTTTGGCCCCTTCTTCTTACTATTTTACATGCTCTCCAAGAAACATCCTCCCCTTGACATCAGAGATCTGGGTGAGGACCTGGATGCACAAGGGGAGGAGACAGGCTTTATATACAAGGGACAGCACTGCAAAGACCTGGCAAGCTGGTGTAAGAGCAGCTGAGCACAGAACACAAGGCCAAGGGTGGCCGAAGGTGAAACAGGGACTTAGGCGAGGGCCGACCAGGTAGGACATGTTAGAGAATTTGGTCTATGCTAAGAGTAAGGGAAAATCACGGCAAAGCTTCCAGCCGGGGAAGGTCCGTCTCGGCTCTTTCGAGATCACTCCCTGCTGCGTGGAGAATGAACTGGTGGTGCACAAGGTGGACCAGGCGCGATGCAGGGGAAAGACGCACAGGCTGCCGGCTTGCACGGCTGGAAGGACCGGCTACCAGGACCGGCTTGCCAGGCCCGGCACCGGGGAACTTTCCAGGCGAGAGCGAAGCTGGGACTCGGACTATGACGCGCTGAGTCCGAGCTGTCCGCGGCTCCTCCAGACCCGGCCCCGGCAGCTCCGGGCAGCTTCACCTCCGAGGCTTGTCCCTCCTGCCCCGAGGCCCCCGGGAACCCCGGCCAACGCGTCCCCACGTGCACCCGGCCCCGCCCACCTGTCCGCGCGCTCCCTGGCGAGCCCGGGTCCGGCTCCAGGCTCTGGACGTGACGCAGGACTGACGTCAGGGTGACGGTGTCGTGCGCCTCGTAGAAGGAGCCCACGCAGTCCCCGAGCAGCGCGCCGGCCAGGCAGCCtcggaagcgggagagggagcgGGCCGCCCCAGCCCCCGCGCAGCCCGAAGCCGTCATCGCCGCCGCTGCCGCAGCCGCCATCCGCGCGGAGCAGTCGCCACTTCCGGTACGTCCGGCCCGCGCCGCTCGACCACGCCCCCCCGGCCGGCCCCATAGCGCCGCCCAGCGGCCCGGAGCCGCAGCACCTCTCCGTACCCACAGCGCCGCCCAGCGGCCCGGAGCTGCAGCTCCCAAGTCCTGCAGCACTGGCTTGGGCCAGGCCTCTGCTTTAGCCCCATTCTCCCCACTTGTAAATGGCTCACAGATGGGCGGGATGGCCACTGAAGAGTCCCCGAGGCGAGAGGAGGGCCCAAAGCCAGACCATCGGACCCTGGCAGCCCTGCCCTTAAGGCCActgtctccaccccacccccacccctgctccttgTAGCCTGCTCCAAGCCCACCTTCCCACTGCTGTCCCGGCTCTTGGCTCCCTCAGGCCTGggtccccacccccaagccctccCACTGTGATCCTAGCCTACCCCGCTTCCCCTGGGCTTCCCCTAGGCATGAAGAGAGCAGGCAAGGGTCCAGCTGGGGCCCCGAGCTGATGAGAGCTCATGGTGCTAGAGCCCAGGGGGATGTCAGCCTGGTCCAGAGAGGGGTtccctgaggagggaggaggaaaggactCAGATTTAGAACATAGAGCTTGAGGAATGATGTTCCCCAAGTTTGCTCCTCCATACACAGCAGGGCCAAGAGCCCTCTCACTCCCCGCTGACTGTATGCAGGGATAGCAGAAAGGCATTTGTACtgaaatttattaaattcattctCTCCacaatttattaaattcattctctccacccccctccctctTCCATCTCCCCACGGACCCTTCTCTCATCCCTCAGCCCCCCAAGACTAGACCAGCTCCAGCTGGCAGGTTTTGAGCGGACTCAGGGTGCGGTTTGTGGTTCGGGTGAAGGTGTCCACCTCAGGCACAAACTTCTCTGCAGGCACAGTCAGCTTCCTGCGGGTGTCCATGCACTTGGTGTCCAGCAGCATGGAGTTGGTCTTGCAGTCGATGTCAGCCTGCAGCCGGGCCAAGTGCTTGTAGAGAGCCTCCAGAGCAtccctggggagggggcatgaACAGCCCATCACCCCTGCCCCACGAGGGGAGGTCAAGGCCAAACTCACTGGCCTTCAGGAAGAAAGACACCAGGGAAGCCAGCAGGCTGCAAAAGGCCCCATGAGTGGGAGGTGTCTCCCTACgccccctgcccactccccaACTTACTGGGCTTGCGCCAGTTTCTGCTTCAGGGCAGCAATGGTTGCCTCTAATTGGTGAACCTCGTCAGTGAGGCCGTACTGTGCCTAGAGGCAGATGGGTGCATTGGGAGGCCCAGGTCAGTCTATGGGCTTGGATACTGCCCTCCACCAGCACCCCTGCTTCCCACTGCTGTCCAGGGATATgtgctggggggggaggggtgatcTGGAGGAAGCCTTGGGGGGGCCAGTGCCCCACAGGGGTACCCTCGCACCTGGTCCCGGCAGAGTTCCACATTGGGCCGGTAAGTTCTGGACTCTAGCCGGGTATGGCATAGCTTCAGGTTCTGTAACTTTCGGCGCAGATCCTCCTCCAGGTGCCGGATGTCTTCCTGCAGCTCGGCGATCTCCTCCAAGGTCTGCTGGGACAGAGTGACTGGTCTCCACCAGCTGAGCCCACCCACCAGCTGAACCCCAGCTCTCGTCCCACAGGAGGAACCCCGGGGCCCAGGGACGAAACTGAGAAGgctcacatttttttcctgccaCCTGAGCTCACTGTACAATTTCTCCATCTCCCGCAGCCGCTTCCTGAAGGCAAATTCTGTGGCCACCCTCTGGGCTTCGAGTTCATTGTTGGTCTGAAGGACAGGATAGGCAGGCCAACGGGGGGCTGTAAGCTCGGGGCCATCTGAAGAAATCGCTCAAGttggggggtggtgtgtgtggtgggacACCATGTGGCCACCGGGACCGCTCGGGCCACCAGCCGGCCCTGGAAGAGCAGGGTGTGGGAGTGGTCGGTCACCTCGGCAATGGTTAGGGCCGTGGCCTCCCTCAGCTCTACGGCCCCTTTCATCTCAGCCTCTGCGCGGCTCTTGTTGAACTGGCTGAAGTCGTCCCATTGCTGGAGGGTGGAGGAGCTGCGAGCGGCAGGAAACACCGGGCTCAGAAGAGTACGGGCTGTGACGCGGGGAGGAGAAACCGAGTGAAACACTTCTTCTTACCCATCAGGGACACGTGTGGGATTGACCTTCAGAGAGATGTTTGGGGACTTCAGGTTGAGAGAGAGGCAGCCTCTGTCAATGTCCAGTGTCTCCATTTTGTCCCGATGGTCAGAGCTGAGCTGCTGTCGGACTTcctgcaggaggctggggagggaacAGACTCGATCAGGGACCATTCCGCCAAGGCCCCAGGACACAGCCCCCGTGGTCCTGAAGGGACACTGAGGTCTGGGCCAGCTGGGGCAGAGCTGGAGGAGCGCCCTACAGACAGAATGCGGACCCCTGCCTGCTTGCGCACACCCCCGGGGGCACATGCATGTGTggactcacacatacacactcacaagAGGGTACCCAGGGGTGGTGACAAATGGGCTTCATCTCTCCTGCTCCCAGTCAGCTGTTGATGGCTGCCTAAAGCAGGGCGGTGTGAAGTGTTCTGAGACGGCATCCAGGCGGTGGGAGCTACAGTCAGTGGTTTCCGCAATGGGCACGGCAGGGTCAGAAGGGAGCCCAAGAGCCCGCTACTCATTACCCGTAATACATGTTTCATGTGGAAGACACGCagccttgggacgcctgggtggctccgtcactTAAGAGTctgattctcaatttttttctgctcgggtcatgatctcagggttgtggaatcgagccccgcgttgggttcTGCGCTCAGCCCGGAGTccacttgtctctc encodes the following:
- the TEKT2 gene encoding tektin-2, whose translation is MATLSVKPSQRFRLPDWHTNSHLLSTNAERQRDASHQIRQEARVLRNETNNQTIWDEHDNRTRLAERIDTVNRWKEMLDKCLTDLDAEIDALTQMKESAEQNLQAKNLPLDVAIECLTLRDSRRDIDVVKDPVEEELHKEVEVIDATKKALQQKISQAFEKLCLLQEVRQQLSSDHRDKMETLDIDRGCLSLNLKSPNISLKVNPTRVPDGSSTLQQWDDFSQFNKSRAEAEMKGAVELREATALTIAETNNELEAQRVATEFAFRKRLREMEKLYSELRWQEKNTLEEIAELQEDIRHLEEDLRRKLQNLKLCHTRLESRTYRPNVELCRDQAQYGLTDEVHQLEATIAALKQKLAQAQDALEALYKHLARLQADIDCKTNSMLLDTKCMDTRRKLTVPAEKFVPEVDTFTRTTNRTLSPLKTCQLELV